The following coding sequences lie in one Carassius gibelio isolate Cgi1373 ecotype wild population from Czech Republic chromosome A17, carGib1.2-hapl.c, whole genome shotgun sequence genomic window:
- the LOC127933491 gene encoding homeobox protein XENK-2-like, whose translation MRVLRTHTSLQHCSTEDSSSRSRTSPGTNSNPALEMAISNKFSFTVRSILDLPENDTESIARHSPVDSFSVSPYSSWTENGREHIYESNLDASPDSSGPDVPSVDTEHEKRKKRRVLFSKAQTYELERRFRQQRYLSAPEREQLAHLLRLTPTQVKIWFQNHRYKMKRARTECAQDLSQPPLLRRVVVPILVRDGKPYQSCAIDAEKGSCMVTPTVPPSPSPYSVQCFQSLQQQTPFALLPTYQHFTNTAASRHHFCVW comes from the exons ATGCGCGTCTTGAGAACGCACACATCACTTCAGCACTGCTCGACCGAGGATAGCTCTTCAAGATCGAGAACCAGTCCTGGAACTAACAGCAATCCAGCGCTAGAGATGGCGATTTCTAACAAGTTCAGTTTCACTGTGAGAAGTATTTTGGATTTGCCAGAAAATGACACCGAGAGCATCGCGCGCCATTCTCCAGTGGACTCTTTCTCCGTCTCACCTTACTCGTCCTGGACTGAAAACGGCAGAGAACATATAT ACGAAAGCAACCTTGATGCTTCACCAGACTCCAGCGGGCCAGATGTGCCTTCAGTGGATACAGAGCATGAGAAGCGGAAGAAGCGTCGCGTGTTATTCTCCAAGGCGCAGACGTATGAACTGGAGAGACGCTTTCGTCAGCAGCGGTACCTGTCCGCTCCAGAACGAGAGCAGCTCGCGCACCTGCTACGCCTCACGCCCACGCAGGTGAAGATCTGGTTTCAAAACCACAGATACAAGATGAAGAGAGCACGGACAGAGTGCGCTCAGGACCTCAGTCAGCCTCCATTGCTGCGCAGAGTCGTGGTGCCCATTTTGGTCCGAGATGGCAAACCGTATCAGAGCTGTGCTATTGATGCAGAAAAAGGAAGCTGCATGGTTACACCAACAGTACCACCCTCACCCTCACCTTACAGCGTTCAATGTTTTCAGTCTTTACAGCAACAGACGCCCTTTGCGCTTTTGCCCACATACCAGCACTTTACCAACACAGCGGCCTCCCGTCACCACTTCTGTGTTTGGTGA
- the LOC128031605 gene encoding uncharacterized protein LOC128031605, with the protein MDVNRSDSVLDQVIQALEDEKAQLEGKLETEIDVSERRKYEERLAEINADLQANKTKLQGSSSQVEQEVRRSERERRPTEKVLELRRDELAKRERKFMFTYLNFKAEAQFIRSKLKEQCSKTDLGDMIVTAEKREAELKQTYESIRAMNVPSQDIRRKMDSCTSVTSEVTVLLKRRCAEVDTKEFDAEAVKETLLQLLQRDDAKSIYGSTVSRAEKESQQGSHMSIKRAEAAARLAAKRAELNREKEISAQRKEVLAQQERLKMLEEQRDLEVMEAEYSVYAEEESRLNAEIRETNEKCALPPCQHPLQHNSHSCTKVSTFQPLAQPCSENKLETKVDEVVLVKALTESLAMTKLPAPEPFTFTGDPLKFIEWRTCFKALIETNCTTSAHRLFYLKKYISGDALSVLEGTFYRSDEDAYTQAWDALNKRYGHPFVVQRAFRTKLSNWPKIGPKESLKLREFSDFLISCKNAMPHVHGLGVLDDCEENQKLLQKLPDFITTRWNRHVSKALDDEKPYPSFAEFSDFVAEEARIACNPVSSLHALKHADERLGKEQKRFKASALMQNVKPIAKNFNALERETSTKLNPSATRDKRQLECICCQQNHFIYKCEKFAAMPLEEKKRFVINNKMCFGCLRVGHISKNCRKRATCNICRQSHPSPLHEERLQGGKPEASSDERASISLCSVGMDNYNRTSMIVPVWLSCATKDSPEILAYALLDTQSSNTFINQDICDKLQVHTEPVKLKLSTMTDRATIEDCQRVDGLRVRGYSLQEYIELPPVYTQDYIPLERDSIPTCKKAQKWTHLLSVADKMPDLLDCPVGLLIGYDCPRALKPTQVISGNENEPYAVKTDLGWSIVGSIAPNSCSRDVTGFCHRISVKELPAITPASIIRTLEADFRDTDSKERTISQEDIQFLQQLDERVQHNREGHVEMPLPFRKRPQLPNNKKLAVVRLRYLKRKMERSPKYRKDYVRFMDSVFRDGDAEEATTTGKEDSTWYIPHHGVYHPRKPEKIRVVFDCSAKFEGTSLNDHLLTGPDLTNTLTGVLCRFREHQIAIVCDVEKMFHRFHVNLDDRDFLRFLWWEEGNTEKEPKEYCMRVHIFGAASSPGCANYGMKYLASKYEKDYPLAASFIRKNFYVDDGLVSIDSNEKANKLINEARDVLAKGKLRLHKFVSNSREVLNAIPESERASVVKDVDLNYNELPMQSVLGVKWNIETDTFSFKVDLTEKAATRRGILSVVASVYDPLGFLAPYIFVGKRVLQEMCKRGVGWDEPLPSDLKPKWDTWLHDLENLQRIRIPRCFIPENMGKIQKIELHHFSDASSEGYGQCSYIRTVADEQVHCALVMGKARVAPTKVFSIPRLELTAATVSASVSHLLREELDLEINEEFFWTDSQIVLGYIKNEARRFHVFVANRVQKIRDSTDPKQWFYVETNQNPADCTSRGSKVADLIDSSWLKGPKFLWEKEIVTHKTSPKLLVGDPEVKVLKTDACVRDNFLERLTRFSDWNTAINAIARIKRLVKRDRSGFISVEEREKAALVLIKAAQKEAFEEELKCLSQNPAKLLKNNRLYQLDPVLQNELLRVGGRLRKSNAALELKHPIILPKEGIVTQLILDYCHKKIQHQGRGQTLNELRSSGYWIMGASNVVAKYIKNCVTCRKLRRPVEEQRMADLPADRVEPSPPFLYSGIDCFGPFYTKQGRKEFKRYGLLFTCLSSRAVHLEMLEDLTTDAFLNALRCFIAIRGAVRQIRSDQGTNFVGARNELEKGLKDLDQERISTYLASKQCDFLMNVPEASHMGGVWERQIRTVRSVMNAVLAQAKGRLDDTSLRTFFYEAMLIVNNRPLTTNTINDPESLEPLTPNHLLTMKTSVPLPPPGKFIREDLYARKRWRRVQYLSEQFWSRWRKEYLANLSLRQQWHKPRRNVQIGDVVIVKEDNVHRNEWRLARVVETSADDDGLVRKVKLQMGQSKLGKKGERLTQITLLERPIQKIVVIVENNS; encoded by the coding sequence ATGGATGTAAATAGATCAGACAGTGTCTTAGACCAAGTCATTCAAGCTCTTGAAGATGAAAAAGCGCAATTAGAGGGGAAATTAGAAACTGAAATTGATGTCTCAGAAAGACGAAAATATGAAGAACGCCTTGCAGAAATTAATGCAGATTTGCAAGCTAATAAGACAAAACTTCAAGGGTCATCATCACAAGTTGAGCAAGAAGTTAGGCGTTCAGAAAGAGAAAGACGTCCAACAGAAAAAGTGCTTGAGTTAAGACGTGATGAGTTAGCAAAAAGAGAAAGGaagtttatgttcacatacttAAACTTTAAAGCTGAAGCTCAGTTTATCAGATCTAAACTGAAAGAACAATGCTCTAAAACCGATTTAGGTGATATGATAGTGACTGCAGAAAAACGTGAAGCAGAGTTAAAACAAACCTATGAGAGTATTCGTGCAATGAACGTCCCATCTCAAGATATAAGAAGGAAAATGGATAGCTGCACTTCAGTAACTAGTGAAGTAACTGTACTGTTGAAAAGACGTTGCGCAGAAGTTGACACTAAAGAGTTTGATGCGGAGGCTGTAAAAGAAACACTCCTCCAGTTACTGCAAAGAGATGACGCCAAGTCAATTTATGGATCAACTGTGTCGAGAGCTGAAAAAGAAAGTCAGCAGGGAAGTCATATGTCAATAAAAAGAGCGGAAGCAGCGGCACGCTTAGCTGCAAAACGTGCTGAACTAAATCGAGAAAAAGAAATCTCAGCTCAAAGAAAAGAGGTGCTAGCCCAACAAGAGAGGTTAAAAATGCTGGAGGAACAAAGGGATCTTGAAGTCATGGAAGCTGAATATAGTGTGTACGCAGAAGAGGAATCAAGATTGAACGCTGAAATAAGAGAAACAAACGAAAAATGTGCTTTGCCTCCATGTCAGCATCCGCTGCAACACAATAGCCATTCATGCACCAAGGTTTCAACCTTTCAACCTTTAGCTCAACCGTGCTCTGAAAATAAGCTAGAGACTAAAGTAGATGAGGTTGTATTAGTGAAAGCACTAACAGAATCTCTGGCAATGACCAAACTTCCAGCTCCAGAGCCATTCACCTTTACAGGTGACCCACTCAAGTTCATTGAATGGCGCACTTGTTTTAAAGCTTTAATTGAAACAAACTGCACAACTTCAGCACATAGGCTCTTCTATCTAAAAAAGTACATAAGCGGAGATGCTCTTAGTGTACTAGAGGGAACATTTTATAGGAGTGATGAAGATGCATACACGCAAGCTTGGGATGCCCTGAATAAACGCTATGGACACCCTTTTGTAGTTCAAAGAGCATTTAGGACAAAGTTGAGTAACTGGCCAAAAATAGGACCTAAAGAATCACTGAAATTGAGGGAGTTTAGTGATTTCCTTATCTCCTGTAAAAATGCAATGCCTCATGTACATGGTTTGGGAGTTTTGGACGATTGTGAAGAGAACCAGAAATTGCTTCAGAAACTTCCTGACTTTATAACAACTCGCTGGAATAGGCATGTCAGTAAAGCACTCGATGATGAAAAGCCATACCCAAGTTTCGCTGAGTTTTCAGACTTTGTGGCAGAAGAGGCACGTATTGCATGTAATCCTGTTTCCTCTCTACATGCTTTAAAGCATGCAGATGAAAGGTTAGGAAAGGAGCAAAAACGTTTCAAAGCCAGTGCTCTGATGCAAAATGTTAAACCCATTGCAAAGAACTTTAATGCATTGGAAAGAGAAACCAGTACCAAACTCAACCCTTCTGCTACTCGAGATAAAAGACAACTAGAATGTATTTGCTGTCAGCAAAATCACTTCATATACAAATGTGAAAAGTTTGCGGCAATGCCTCTTGAGGAGAAGAAAAGGTTTGTCATCAACAACAAGATGTGCTTTGGTTGTCTGAGAGTCGGCCATATCTCCAAAAACTGTAGAAAGCGAGCAACTTGCAACATCTGCAGGCAAAGTCATCCCTCTCCACTTCATGAAGAACGTTTACAAGGAGGAAAACCAGAAgcttcatctgacgaaagggcTTCCATTAGCTTATGTAGTGTGGGAATGGACAACTATAATCGCACTTCAATGATAGTTCCAGTATGGCTCTCTTGTGCAACAAAGGACAGCCCAGAAATTCTAGCCTACGCATTGCTGGACACGCAGAGCAGTAATACATTCATCAATCAGGACATCTGCGACAAACTTCAAGTACATACAGAACCTGTGAAATTAAAGCTGTCCACAATGACTGATCGAGCTACGATAGAGGATTGTCAGAGAGTAGATGGACTAAGAGTGAGAGGCTATAGTTTGCAAGAGTACATTGAGTTGCCACCAGTTTACACTCAAGACTACATTCCCTTGGAACGAGATAGCATTCCTACTTGCAAAAAAGCTCAGAAATGGACCCACCTGCTCAGTGTTGCAGACAAAATGCCAGATCTATTGGATTGTCCTGTAGGGCTTCTAATTGGCTATGATTGTCCAAGAGCTCTAAAGCCAACCCAAGTGATATCAGGGAATGAAAACGAGCCTTACGCAGTCAAAACAGACTTAGGCTGGAGTATAGTGGGATCCATAGCTCCCAATAGTTGCTCTAGAGATGTAACCGGGTTCTGTCATCGCATATCGGTGAAGGAACTCCCAGCTATAACACCTGCCTCTATAATCAGGACATTAGAAGCTGACTTCCGGGATACAGATTCAAAAGAGAGGACAATATCTCAGGAGGACATTCAATTTCTTCAACAGTTGGATGAAAGGGTTCaacacaacagagaaggacatgTGGAAATGCCCTTACCTTTCAGAAAGCGTCCTCAGTTGCCGAACAATAAGAAGCTTGCTGTGGTTCGTTTGAGATATTTGAAAAGGAAAATGGAGAGAAGTCCTAAGTACAGAAAGGACTATGTGAGATTTATGGACAGTGTCTTTAGAGATGGAGATGCTGAAGAAGCAACTACCACTGGAAAAGAAGACAGTACATGGTACATCCCACACCATGGGGTGTACCACCCAAGAAAACCAGAGAAAATAAGAGTGGTATTTGACTGCTCAGCCAAATTTGAAGGCACATCTCTAAATGACCACTTACTCACAGGGCCAGACTTAACAAATACTCTGACTGGAGTGCTGTGTAGATTTCGTGAGCATCAGATTGCTATTGTTTGCGATGTGGAGAAGATGTTCCATCGCTTTCATGTCAATCTAGATGATCGTGATTTTCTGAGATTCCTATGGTGGGAAGAAGGGAACACTGAAAAGGAACCCAAGGAATATTGCATGCGAGTTCACATTTTTGGAGCAgcatcctctccagggtgtgcgaactatggcatgaaatatctaGCCAGCAAATATGAGAAGGACTACCCACTGGCAGCAAGCTTCATTCGCAAAAACTTCTATGTGGATGATGGTCTTGTCAGCATTGATTCCAATGAGAAAGCCAACAAGTTGATTAATGAAGCAAGAGATGTTTTGGCCAAAGGAAAACTGCGCTTACACAAGTTTGTGTCCAATAGCAGAGAAGTTTTGAATGCAATTCCAGAGAGTGAACGTGCCAGTGTGGTAAAGGATGTTGATCTGAACTACAATGAGCTTCCAATGCAGAGTGTACTGGGAGTAAAGTGGAACATAGAGACTGATACATTCTCATTTAAAGTCGACCTTACTGAAAAGGCTGCTACTCGAAGGGGAATTCTATCAGTGGTTGCAAGTGTGTACGACCCATTAGGTTTTCTTGCTCCCTACATCTTTGTTGGAAAAAGAGTGCTCCAAGAAATGTGTAAACGAGGAGTAGGATGGGATGAACCTCTTCCCTCTGATCTGAAGCCAAAGTGGGATACATGGCTCCATGACTTAGAAAATCTCCAAAGGATTCGAATACCAAGATGCTTCATTCCTGAAAATATGGGCAAAATCCAGAAAATTGAACTGCATCATTTTTCAGATGCCAGCAGTGAAGGTTATGGACAGTGTTCATATATCAGGACTGTTGCTGATGAGCAAGTGCATTGTGCGCTGGTCATGGGAAAGGCCAGAGTAGCCCCTACAAAGGTTTTCAGCATACCACGCCTTGAGCTGACTGCAGCCACAGTTTCAGCATCAGTAAGTCATCTTCTTAGAGAAGAGCTAGATCTGGAGATAAATGAAGAGTTTTTCTGGACGGATTCCCAGATAGTATTAGGGTATATCAAGAACGAAGCCAGACGCTTTCATGTTTTTGTGGCTAATCGTGTCCAGAAAATAAGAGACTCTACAGATCCAAAGCAGTGGTTCTATGTGGAAACCAATCAAAATCCAGCAGACTGTACATCTAGGGGTTCCAAGGTGGCAGACCTAATTGACTCAAGTTGGTTGAAAGGCCCAAAGTTTCTATGGGAAAAGGAAATTGTTACTCATAAAACTTCACCAAAGCTTCTTGTAGGTGACCCTGAGGTAAAAGTCCTGAAAACAGATGCCTGTGTAAGAGACAACTTTCTTGAAAGACTAACAAGATTCTCAGATTGGAATACAGCAATCAATGCTATAGCTAGAATCAAAAGACTTGTGAAAAGAGACAGATCAGGGTTCATTAGtgtagaggagagagagaaagcagctCTTGTGCTCATCAAGGCAGCACAAAAAGAAGCCTTTGAAGAAGAACTGAAATGTCTCAGTCAAAACCCTGCTAAGTTACTGAAGAATAACAGGTTATACCAACTTGATCCTGTTCTCCAGAATGAACTGCTCAGGGTTGGAGGTCGGTTAAGAAAGTCTAACGCAGCATTGGAGTTGAAACATCCAATAATTCTTCCTAAGGAAGGCATTGTCACACAGCTGATACTTGACTATTGCCACAAGAAAATTCAACATCAAGGTCGAGGTCAAACCTTAAATGAGCTCAGATCCAGTGGATATTGGATAATGGGTGCAAGCAATGTAGTggccaaatacataaaaaattgtgTTACATGCAGAAAGCTGCGCAGACCAGTTGAAGAACAGCGCATGGCTGACCTTCCAGCTGACAGAGTAGAACCATCACCCCCATTCTTGTATTCTGGTATTGACTGTTTTGGCCCCTTCTACACGAAACAAGGTCGGAAAGAATTCAAACGATATGGTCTGTTGTTTACGTGCCTGAGCTCCAGGGCTGTACATTTAGAAATGTTAGAAGATCTCACTACTGATGCATTTCTGAATGCTTTAAGATGTTTCATAGCAATCAGAGGAGCCGTGCGACAGATCAGATCCGACCAAGGCACAAATTTCGTGGGGGCAAGGAATGAGCTGGAGAAAGGTTTGAAAGATCTAGACCAAGAGAGGATCTCTACCTATCTTGCAAGCAAACAGTGTGATTTCCTTATGAATGTTCCTGAAGCAAGCCACATGGGAGGTGTGTGGGAACGCCAGATAAGAACAGTAAGGAGTGTGATGAATGCTGTTCTGGCACAAGCTAAAGGAAGACTGGATGACACCTCATTAAGGACATTCTTCTACGAGGCAATGTTAATCGTAAATAATCGTCCGCTTACCACTAACACAATAAATGACCCAGAGAGTCTTGAGCCCTTGACTCCTAATCATCTGCTTACGATGAAGACATCAGTGCCTCTGCCTCCTCCTGGCAAATTTATTCGTGAAGATCTGTACGCTAGGAAAAGGTGGAGAAGAGTGCAATACTTGTCAGAGCAGTTTTGGAGCAGGTGGCGTAAAGAATACCTGGCGAACTTAAGCCTCAGACAACAATGGCACAAACCTAGAAGAAATGTTCAAATTGGAGATGTAGTGATTGTCAAAGAGGACAATGTTCACAGAAATGAATGGAGGTTAGCTAGAGTTGTTGAGACAAGTGCAGATGATGATGGGCTTGTAAGAAAGGTTAAACTCCAAATGGGACAAAGTAAGTTAGGTAAAAAGGGTGAGAGATTGACACAAATAACTCTTTTGGAACGTCCAATTCAAAAAATAGTGGTAATAGTTGAGAACAATTCCTAG